The segment TGCAATCACTACACAGCAGGCTTAATaacattgcttttgtttttagattgaGAAATGCCCCATGCAGGCCAAAGGGCAGTCTGGCTTGTTTGGTCAGGACAGGACCTGCAGTTGTGGGTTCCATGCCAAGGTGATCAGTTTTAACAATATTATCTTCTTTCAAATCTTACATCACATGTCTGTTGCTGTGCTTTTGACACCCCATGCCCCACTTTTGCAGCCTGCCACCCAGTCATCTCCTCCCTCCACATCATCTGCAGCTTCAGCCTCTGCTCCTGAGGCCCGGACATATTTGCGTCCCCCTCTAAGTCTGTCCATGGTGAGTATTGCCTTAGCTATACATGCTGTATATAATTCCCACACTGCTTGCTTTAACATCAGTTTTCATTTGTGTCGTCTTACAGTTCACAAAATCCCACTATGGTGGCTCATTGTCATCTGCAGTGCAGCCAAATTTGGTGAAAAGAAGGACCCCCAGTCCTTCACCTGTGAGCACCCCCAGTCCTTCACCTGTGAGGACCTCCAGCCCTTCACTGTCTTCTCTGAGGACCCCCAGCGCTTCTGTGTCGTCTGTGAGGGCCCCCAGCCCTTCACTGTCTTCTCTGAGGGCCCCCAGCCCTTCTGTGTCATCTGTGAGGACACCCAGCCCTGCACCATCCCAGGGGAAGTTCCCAGTTTGGGAACAAAACCCTGTACAAGCTGACGCATCTGTAAGTCAGGAATCAAAGCTCAGTTGTCCAACTCTGTTTGTATGACATCTATTACAAGGTTATTCTGCATATAATAATAGGACTTTTGTTGGTTGTCATCTTGCACTCAGGGCGAACCGGGAGGACGTGCGTCATCCCATGCGGGATCCTCAGCTTCATTCTGGCTGCCGGGTGAGCTGAGCAAAACCATTCCTCTGCAGGACCAGAGGTGGATTGCCAACACCCTCTTTCACTCTGGGAAACTGCGGCCAGATTTGAAGCTGTGGTATGAGCCCCCTGTCCCAGCGCTCATTTACCATCAAACACCGACCCCAGAGCCTTTCTTCACCCATCGCCTGATGGTGTGGATGCCCTACCACCTGTGGAAGGTGAAGATCGCCTGCCCTACATGTGGAAAGCAGTTGACAGGCGCTGGGGTCCACAAAAGGGCACGGAAGGTCCTGGACATCGACCGGTACTACCtgctggtgacagagacactcAGGTGCACTGTGTGTGTACAGAACCATTTGTCCACCAGTCAGACTGTCCGGGACCAGCTGGACCTCCCTCACCAGCAAATGTTCAGATTAATCCTGACCCGCAAGTGAGTGAAGCCGATttgaataaagaattttttCAGTTATTCATACAACTTAAAAACTGTCCCATCATAAACATGTTACTAATCATTCACAATGCTTCAACACAGGTACGCCTGTGACATCCGTGTCATCAGGCTGCTTCGGGACAGGACCCTGGGCAACAGTCCAGCGCGGCTGGTGAAGCAGCTAAGGGAGAACCATGGGGAGGAGTGGCTCGACAGGCTGGTACACTATCTGGGGGAGTGTGCTGAGTTTGTGGATAAGCCAAGCCTCTTCCCGGTTGTCTGCCGGGAGCCCCCGGAGCCGATGGACATCCCCACCAGTCGCTGGCTGTTGGTCGTTTATGGACGGGACATCCTCTCAAGGTTGGACCACATAAAGGCCAGAATCACCTCCACGTTTGGGTCCATCCTTAAGCTGGACTCCACCAAAAAGGTAATAAATGATCTATAAGTGTGGGGAGCTGTGTGCAGTTTGCACCCCAAGTTGCCACTGGTTGCTATTTCAGTAACAAAGACAGATTATGCTATGTGATAGAATGTGTGAATATGTATAGTTTTGATTATCATTGAGTGTGTAACAGGACTACTTTGTATGTCTGCTACATATGCTACATTTGTATGTCTGCTTATAATTAAAATTGTTCTAAGTTTTATTTGTCGGATCTcaggaagaatagctgcagTTTTGCTGCAGCTATTGGgggatccaattaaaacaataaacaatcaACAATGCTTAAATAAGTTGTAACAGTTTCTGTGCTACTGCCAGatattttgtgtaaaaacattttgtgtaaaGAGTTTTTCTATCTCGATTGTTGTCACATCACAGATCACAAAGAAGCTGGCTGGCACCGGCAGGGGCACAGCTCTCTGGCTAACCTCCGTCAGCAACGAGGTTGGCCAGATCCTGAACAGTGTCTTGACTGTGCAAGAGGGGTCGGGACTAAACAGGATGGCGTCCGGCCTGATGGAGCGGTACCGCCAGGCATCTGTGTCACCCCCAGTTCTTATGTATGTGGACTGTGGATGCTGTGTGGAAGAGGGGGCCAGCAAGCTGCAAGTGAGGTTTGGGGAGTGGCCAGACCTCCACATTCGTCTGGATATCTGGCACTTTATGAGGAGGCTGGCTGTGGGCTGCACCACCGATGCCCATCCCCTCTACCCTACCTTCATGGGCTGCCTCTCCGCCTGCATCTTTGAGTGGGATGCTGGGGATCTTGCTCTTTTGAGGCAGGCGAAGAGAGAACAGCTCAGACTGGAGGGTGTGCCTGGCATCACTGATCTCCTGGTGGACAGGAGAATCAGTAAAAAAGAGCTCAGCCAACACTGCAGACGGAGGACACGGGGTGAGGAAGCCACCATCAGCCTGATTGACCGGCTGCTGCAGGAACTGGGAGGGGCGAAAGGAAGGGACCTGATGGGTGTGCCTCTGCTGGACATGGTGCGGATGGAGCACATCTGGAGAGTGCAGAAACGCCATGTCAGGTGCATCCAGGACATCCCAGGTGTGCAGCTGTACACTGAAACaggcaccaccaccaccaaggGAGGTATCGTGCTCAGGAAGTACCGCTGTGCCAGAGGGTCCACTTCCCTAGAGTCTTTCCATTGCCATCTGAACAGGTTCATTCCAGGTTAGTGGATTTTATGTGTGTCACTGTACTGAAAGAAACTATAATTCAGAATGGAACAACTGACACAAACATGCCTTGGCATGAATATGTTTTCCCAGGAACAAGTGCAAATGCACTTAATTTCCAGCTGTACCTCTTGGAAGGCCTGAACAGGTGGAACCAGGACCGGGGAAGTGCAGCAGTAACCAACAGGTCCTCTTCTCTCCTGACATACGCTGGGCATGTAGCTCAGTGCGCAAACACCCTCAGCTCAAAGGTGTTGAGTAGAGCGTATCTGCCAGCCTTTAGGCCACCGGCTAAATACACTGGtatgattattttatatcaaGTTGTCTGTAACTAAAGCTAATCACACGCTCACAACACCGAACAAGTTGTCTTTATTTGTTAATGATGTGAGAACTAATAACATGCTGTGTGTCTGTCGGATATTTTTCACAGGAGAGCTCATCGGGGTTGATTACATGCTGAGCCAGACTGGACAGCCCCTCAACGTGTCCCCCGACTCAGAGGAGACAGACAACATGCTTGAGGAGGTGGGCGAGGGGGAGCAAGAAGAAGACGAGGGTTTTGAGGAAGACCAAGACCTGGAGTTCATCACCGAATCTCTCCTCGACAACCTGAAATTTTCAACCACCTGCCAGCCTGCTGCCCCCTCCACTCCTGCTTCTCTCTTTAACGCTCCCACTTTGgaccctgcctccacctcctcctcctcctcagtggctGCTCCCACTTTGgaccctgcctccacctcctcctcctcagtggctGCTCCCACTTTGgaccctgcctccacctcctcctcctcagtggctGCTCCCACTTTGgaccctgcctccacctcctcctcctcctcattgaCTGGTACCTCCCAGGCTGCTGCCCCACTGCCCCCGCTGGATGTCTCCTCATCTTCCAGTGATCCTGGGGTAAATAAAGCCcacaaatgtttcattaaatgaATCCACTCTGCCTGCTCACAGTCAGacctcattgtttttgtttggtttttcaggCTGTTGATGAGTCCAGTGTTCCAGGGATGGACAGGGTCGACAGCCTGGCAGAGTATCTGGTTGAACTGAGGAACCAGCCCTCTCTTGCCCTCAACAACCAGCAGGTTAGtagcatttattattttgcttgtatgaaacatgaaattaatggaaaaatacTTTCCTGTGCCATGCAGCATTTTAATTATCATCTGATCTGTCGCTCTGTTTAGGTGAGCAACATTGTTGCTCTGTGGCAAAACCTGCTGGAGTTTGACAAGCAGAGGGTGGTGTTTGCTGCCAGACACCAGAGCAGGCTGGATACGGGGAGGTTCAGGTCACCCAAGAAGAAGCAGGAGTTCACGCCGGGAGTAGACAGCCTCAAAAGGCACGCCCTCACCACCACTGCCCCTCTTGCCCAGTGGCCAGATTGCTGCCGCCTGATTGAGTCCATCTTTGTCCGGCTCTGTGACATCCACCGTAGTCCCAAGAAGAGGGGGACAATCACAGTGTCCAGATGGGACCTCATCTTGGAGGACTACAGACAGATCAGGCGGCGCATTCTGGGTAACGGGACAGTGATGCAGCAGACCGCCCTGCAGCTGGTGGATGTCAGTCACACCACCCTTGTGCAGTGGCACAATAAAAGGGTGAAGAGACAGGACACTGCAGTGATGTTGCAGGGGCTCACCCTGCCCAGTCGCTTGTCTGCAGCAGCCAACCCTCTTCCTGCTGCAAACGTGCAGCCTTTATTTGCAGCCCCCCAGCCTGGCCCCTCTTACCAGTACCAGTTCCCCAGCAGCACTGTGGGCCaggcaaagatgaaaaaaatgaaaacctcaCCAGCATCTGAGCCATCGGCCAAAGCGAGGCCTCCTCACCAGCGGCAGCTTTTTGCTGCACCACCTCCTCCCCCTAGCCCTCAACTGGTGATGCTGCCTCATCCAGCCTCACAGATGCTGCCTGTGTTCCTGGCTGCTCCACAGGTCTTGGGTGTCAACTTGCCATTTGCTGGGGTTGCTGCCCCTGCTCTTGCTCCTGCTCCTGCTACCGTCCGCCGCAAACGAAACGTATTGCATAATACATGCAATAAATGTGGACAGTTTAGGACAATTGAAACTGGGCACAGCCAATACAAAGGCATTGTGTACTGCCCCTCTGTAGAGACTGTTCCCAAAGAGCAGTGGTTGGaggatattaaaagaaaaaaacaataactgtCCTCCCTTGATCCTCCTTTTTAAAGGGACAGAGGTAATTTTGTACATAgttgtaattattttgtgtATAACAGTTTTTGTAATATAAAAGTTTGG is part of the Melanotaenia boesemani isolate fMelBoe1 chromosome 7, fMelBoe1.pri, whole genome shotgun sequence genome and harbors:
- the LOC121642725 gene encoding uncharacterized protein LOC121642725, producing MDRVDSLAEYLVELRNQPSLALNNQQVSNIVALWQNLLEFDKQRVVFAARHQSRLDTGRFRSPKKKQEFTPGVDSLKRHALTTTAPLAQWPDCCRLIESIFVRLCDIHRSPKKRGTITVSRWDLILEDYRQIRRRILGNGTVMQQTALQLVDVSHTTLVQWHNKRVKRQDTAVMLQGLTLPSRLSAAANPLPAANVQPLFAAPQPGPSYQYQFPSSTVGQAKMKKMKTSPASEPSAKARPPHQRQLFAAPPPPPSPQLVMLPHPASQMLPVFLAAPQVLGVNLPFAGVAAPALAPAPATVRRKRNVLHNTCNKCGQFRTIETGHSQYKGIVYCPSVETVPKEQWLEDIKRKKQ
- the LOC121643493 gene encoding uncharacterized protein LOC121643493 gives rise to the protein MDRVDSLAEYLVELRNQPSLALNNQQVSNIVALWQNLLEFDKQRVVFAARHQSRLDTGRFRSPKKKQEFTPGVDSLKRHALTTTAPLAQWPDCCRLIESIFVRLCDIHRSPKKRGTITVSRWDLILEDYRQIRRRILGNGTVMQQTALQLVDVSHTTLVQWHNKRVKRQDTAVMLQGLTLPSRLSAAANPLPAANVQPLFAAPQPGPSYQYQFPSSTVGQAKMKKMKTSPASEPSAKARPPHQRQLFAAPPPPPSPQLVMLPHPASQMLPVFLAAPQVLGVNLPFAGVAAPALAPAPATVRRKRNMTTKTKSHKAMGDGEWMSRLRAFASTGVWPPGAGNRPAPRQRKWHDLYQKPATQSSPPSTSSAASASAPEARTYLRPPLSLSMFTKSHYGGSLSSAVQPNLVKRRTPSPSPVSTPSPSPVRTSSPSLSSLRTPSASVSSVRAPSPSLSSLRAPSPSVSSVRTPSPAPSQGKFPVWEQNPVQADASGEPGGRASSHAGSSASFWLPGELSKTIPLQDQRWIANTLFHSGKLRPDLKLWYEPPVPALIYHQTPTPEPFFTHRLMVWMPYHLWKVKIACPTCGKQLTGAGVHKRARKVLDIDRYYLLVTETLRCTVCVQNHLSTSQTVRDQLDLPHQQMFRLILTRKYACDIRVIRLLRDRTLGNSPARLVKQLRENHGEEWLDRLVHYLGECAEFVDKPSLFPVVCREPPEPMDIPTSRWLLVVYGRDILSRLDHIKARITSTFGSILKLDSTKKITKKLAGTGRGTALWLTSVSNEVGQILNSVLTVQEGSGLNRMASGLMERYRQASVSPPVLMYVDCGCCVEEGASKLQVRFGEWPDLHIRLDIWHFMRRLAVGCTTDAHPLYPTFMGCLSACIFEWDAGDLALLRQAKREQLRLEGVPGITDLLTEDTG